The Actinomadura sp. WMMB 499 genome includes a window with the following:
- a CDS encoding HAD-IC family P-type ATPase — MAGARGQLAGRHGQYPQAAPGQFVHGRTDPSVVLRRADGALEDRLRGTLGVDDETAVLAADAGLRVHIVTGDNGTTAAAVAAEVGIGAPRLAVVPDAERMTDHRLDELLGDDLEIVFARAAPETKLKIADALRAHGKIVAMTGDGANDAPALHQAHIGVAMGRSGTDVAREASAMVLTDDDFATIVTAIESGRRVYDNVRKFILYIFAHAVPEVVPFLIFALSGGLVPLPLTVLQILAIDLGTETVPALALGREPAEPGIMSRPPRRSSEGVITRDMLIRAWGYLGVVSAVLVLIPFFYVLWKAGWSPGDDTGGGSPLHDAYLAATTATFAGLVTCQVGTAMAARTDHASLRRVGLLTNPLLLGGIAFELAFAAALIYLPPLQGLFGTAALPADVLAIVAAFPVIVWGTDELRRRARRRARGRIGER, encoded by the coding sequence GTGGCCGGCGCCCGCGGGCAGCTCGCGGGCCGCCACGGCCAGTACCCGCAGGCCGCGCCGGGCCAGTTCGTCCACGGCCGTACGGACCCGAGCGTGGTCCTCCGCCGAGCCGACGGCGCGCTCGAGGACCGCCTCCGGGGCACCCTTGGCGTAGACGACGAGACGGCCGTCCTCGCTGCCGACGCCGGACTCCGGGTCCACATCGTGACCGGCGACAACGGCACGACCGCCGCCGCCGTCGCCGCCGAGGTCGGGATCGGCGCTCCGCGCCTGGCGGTGGTGCCCGACGCGGAACGCATGACGGACCACCGCCTGGACGAACTCCTCGGCGACGACCTCGAGATCGTGTTCGCCCGCGCCGCTCCGGAGACCAAGCTCAAGATCGCCGACGCGCTCCGGGCCCACGGCAAGATCGTCGCGATGACGGGTGACGGGGCCAACGACGCCCCGGCGCTGCACCAGGCCCACATCGGCGTCGCGATGGGCCGCTCGGGCACCGACGTGGCCCGCGAGGCGTCCGCGATGGTGCTCACCGACGACGACTTCGCCACGATCGTCACCGCGATCGAGTCCGGGCGGCGCGTCTACGACAACGTCCGCAAGTTCATCCTGTACATCTTCGCCCACGCCGTCCCGGAGGTCGTCCCGTTCCTGATCTTCGCGCTGAGCGGCGGGCTCGTCCCGCTGCCGCTGACGGTCCTGCAGATCCTCGCGATCGATCTGGGCACCGAAACCGTCCCCGCCCTGGCCCTGGGCCGGGAGCCCGCCGAACCAGGCATCATGAGTCGGCCGCCCCGACGCTCATCCGAGGGCGTCATCACCCGGGACATGCTGATCCGCGCCTGGGGCTACCTGGGCGTCGTGTCCGCGGTCCTGGTGCTGATCCCCTTCTTCTACGTCCTGTGGAAGGCGGGGTGGAGCCCCGGCGACGACACCGGAGGCGGCAGCCCGCTCCATGACGCGTACCTGGCGGCCACCACGGCCACCTTCGCCGGCCTGGTGACCTGCCAGGTGGGGACGGCCATGGCCGCCCGCACCGATCACGCGTCCCTGCGCCGGGTCGGCCTGCTGACCAACCCGCTGCTGCTGGGCGGCATCGCCTTCGAACTCGCCTTCGCCGCCGCCCTGATCTACCTGCCGCCGTTGCAGGGACTGTTCGGCACCGCCGCTCTGCCCGCCGACGTCCTGGCGATCGTTGCCGCGTTCCCTGTCATCGTCTGGGGCACCGACGAACTCCGCCGCCGGGCGCGCCGCCGGGCACGAGGTCGTATCGGTGAGCGATGA